Genomic DNA from Clostridia bacterium:
CCGCCGCCAATGCCGGAACTAAACCTTTTGGCCTTTACCTTCCTGCCGTTTTTTCATCATCAGCGGCAGGGCCTGGCGCAAGCCTTTGGAGCGGATAAGGTTGATGGCCAGCCCGGCTTGGCTAGTTTCATAGAATTTCTTGCCGTAGCGCTTGAGCTTCTCCATATCAATGCTGAAGCCCAGGCCTGGCGCCGTAGGTGGATCCACCGTTCCATCATAGTCCACCTTTATAGGCTCAGTAAGAATCCCATCTCGAACCTCAGGTACCCAGCCTGGAGGTTCATAAGGGTACTCCAGGGGCAGATCGTTCTCTGGGTCGGCCAGCATCACTTGCTGGTTAATGTAAAAGCCAATGCCGTTGGTCCAGGTATGGGGCGAAAACCCTAGTCCTCGTTCCCGGCAGGCCTGCATCACCCGACGGGCAGTAGCAATGCCCCCGGCAAAGGTGGCATCGGGCTGGTAAATGTCTAAACTTTGCTTTTCCAGCATGATTTTAAGTTCATCCCAGCCATAATTGAGCTCGCCCCCGGCAATCTTGGTCCTGGCCTTGGTGCGCAGGTGGGCTAAGCCATCATAATCCCGGGCGTCCAGGGGTTCCTCCAGCCAGGCTATTTGATAATCCTCGCAAGCCTTGGCAAATTCTGCCGCTCGCTCCCAGGTCCAGGCGGGAATATCGTCAACGATGGTCACCCGCCAACCCTGGTTGGCATCTACGGCAATCAGGTAGTCCGATCCCAAGGCTTCCCGAACCGCCCGCAGCTGGGCCACATCATCCTGGAAGTGGGGCGATTTGACCCGGAGCTTGATCCCCTTAAATCCCTTGGCCTTGATCTGGAGGGCTTCTTCTGCCCGCTGCTCGGGCGAATGCAACTCTCCGGTGGAACAGTAAACCGGAAGGCGCCGGGCCTTGCCGCCCAACAGCTCGTAAACCGGCTGGCCCTTGGCCTTGCCGATTATATCCCAAAAAGCTGGCTCGATCCAGTAGTTACGCCATCCCAGATATGAAGCTTCTTTCAATCGCTGGTGAACTAAGTCGATGTTGGTGGGGTCAAGCCCAATTAGATAAGCGCCGATGAGGTCGCCCAACCCTTCCCGCTCACGCCCCATGGCCGCTCCTGCGCTCCACCCCTCAATGCCCTCGTCAGTAGTCAGGCGGATCAGATCAAAAGTATTGTGGGTCTGGGGATAACCAGGAATCCAGGTCGGATAAAAAGGAGCTGGACAAGGTATAGAAACGTGATAGAGGGCAACCCGCGCAATTTTCATGCTCAGCGCCTCGCTTTCTCGGAATGTCTTGGAATTGGGGCCGCTTACGCCGCTCCTTCACTATAGCACGCTCCGGGCGCCAGTTCAAGAACGGCAAGTGGCGTGTCACAGAACGACGAGGCCACGGCCGGGCCAGTACGGTGTGCCCGGGGAGGTAATGCAACTCCTCCCAGCTTCCCCAAGGATTGCACCTCTTGGAAAACAACAGCATAGATTGAGGGCGAGGAAGGAAAAGACCTACCTCAAAAACCTTAGACGGTAAAAGGAGGTTTAGGCCTATGGATGGGGTGCATCGAGAAGTCAAGCGTGCCCTCGAGATCGACCTGGAAGAGATCCGGCTCCTGGCCGAGGCCGCTGCTATGGCCCCCAACATCGTCATCCGCTACAAGCTTCTGCGCCACATTGAAGATGAGCTAAGGGAGGTCTTCTTCTGGAACCACCACCTAGGGCACGTGGAGTATGCCGGCAGACCGCCTTATTACCCGCCCTATGACCCGTATCAGGCCGAAGGCGGGGACAAGGCCAAGTCAGAAGAATAGGCTACCCTTAAGGATAGGAGGTGCAAAAAATGAGTTGGACCGATCCCTTGCGCAAGGTACTACGTTTGGACGAGGAGGAACTTTCCCTTTGGCCCCGGATTGCCGCGGCTGAGCCCAGCGAGGGAGTAAGAGGCATCATTCAAGTTATGATTGAGCGGGAGAAAAGGGAGATGGAAGACCTCCGGGCCATGATCCGCCACTACGGAGGCTATGACGACCCGCCTATGTACTAGGGTGGGTCCAGAAATGAGTCCTGTCCCAAGGGGCACTACGGCCAGTAGGCCGCTAGGTGCCAGGGCTACGGTTGAGGTTGGTAGCAAGGCTGGTAGCAAGGGGCTCGGCCTAGATTTGACCAGGCTAGCCCCGTCCCTGCGCCGGCAGTCTTAGGGCCGCCGGAAACCTCCCGCGAGCATCCACCGGCTGTTACCATTGGGGACGGGGCAACAGCGGCCGGGGGCCGACCTTAATTGATTTAAGGTCGGCCCCCGGCTTTCCTTCCGAATTTTAATCCCTGCGCCCTTCCGCATACCTACCACCAAAAAGCGCCAACCTCACCCGAGACCTCAATCTTGTCGACTCAGGAGGTTGGTTGCTATAATTATAGCAACCGATAAGCAAAGTGGGGGTTAGAAAATGGGCTCCGAGTTTGTTAATACTAGGGATCTCAAGAATCGCACCACAGAATTGCTCCGAAAGGCGGAGGGTGGGAAGGTGTTGATCATTACTAGGAGGGGGAAGCCAGTGGCCACATTAAAAATGTACTCGCCACAAGATGTTATCGGGGCTGGGTCCACCAGCATCTATGAACAAATTAAGGAGAATATAGCCGAGAAATATCCAGCTTTAAAAAAGATGTCGACAAAAGAGCTGAGGGACGAGTTTGAATCTACTTCAAAAAAGGTAAGGGGTTTTGATTCCTGGGAGGAAATGGATAGAGCCCTTAAAGGAGATCCTTATGGTCTTAGTAGATAGCAACATAATCTTAATCGACCGCTTTTTCCGGCAAGATGCCAGGTACCAGATCAACCGAACTTTTTTGGATAAGCTTGATAAGGAACTGGCAGGTATTTCAATCTTCACTTTGCTAGAACTATGTGGAGTAGCTTCCTTCAATCTCAATGATCAGGAACTGGCTCTATGGCTTTATTCTTTTGACCAAGTGTACCCCATCCGAGTCCTGGACCCTTACGTAAGCCCGCCCAACGCAACTATCAAAGAGTACCTAATCCAGTTAGGCAATGGCTACGTCACTAGGGGCATGACCTTTGGAGATGCCGTACTCCTAAAAGAAGCTGAAGCCTACGAAATAGGCATCGTTACTTGGAACCCCAAGCATGTCCGTGGCAAGGGGCGGGTGCCGGTGCTAACCCCGGAAGAGTGGTTGGCCGCCCGGCCTTAGCCAACCAGCGGCAGCTGGCTCCGCCAAGGCTTGCCAGCGCTGGGGCCAAGCCGGGCTCTGAGCGCGGCTTTATGAGAGCTTTATCCTTTCAGGTTACCGGCGCTGGCTTTCCTGGAGGAAGTATTTCCGTAAGGTAAGGAGGTTCAGGCCAGCCAGGAAGTTTTGGCCGGTAGCTTCTCCTTTCCGCTTGGCAAGATCCCACCATCTGGCCGCCTGGCGGGCCCAGGCGCGCATGGCAGCTTCCTTCTGGCGGCCCAAAATCAAGCTGAAGGTTAAGTCCATGGCTTTCTCCAAGTCCGGCGTGATCCGCTCTAAAACCGCCTCCAACTCTCGAAGGTCGTTCACCGGCAGGCCAGAATTGGAAACCGATTTAGCTTGGGAGTTGAGCCTGCTCTCGGGCTGGCTACTATTGGAAGCTTTTGCGGCAGAG
This window encodes:
- a CDS encoding mandelate racemase/muconate lactonizing enzyme family protein encodes the protein MKIARVALYHVSIPCPAPFYPTWIPGYPQTHNTFDLIRLTTDEGIEGWSAGAAMGREREGLGDLIGAYLIGLDPTNIDLVHQRLKEASYLGWRNYWIEPAFWDIIGKAKGQPVYELLGGKARRLPVYCSTGELHSPEQRAEEALQIKAKGFKGIKLRVKSPHFQDDVAQLRAVREALGSDYLIAVDANQGWRVTIVDDIPAWTWERAAEFAKACEDYQIAWLEEPLDARDYDGLAHLRTKARTKIAGGELNYGWDELKIMLEKQSLDIYQPDATFAGGIATARRVMQACRERGLGFSPHTWTNGIGFYINQQVMLADPENDLPLEYPYEPPGWVPEVRDGILTEPIKVDYDGTVDPPTAPGLGFSIDMEKLKRYGKKFYETSQAGLAINLIRSKGLRQALPLMMKKRQEGKGQKV
- a CDS encoding type II toxin-antitoxin system prevent-host-death family antitoxin, with amino-acid sequence MGSEFVNTRDLKNRTTELLRKAEGGKVLIITRRGKPVATLKMYSPQDVIGAGSTSIYEQIKENIAEKYPALKKMSTKELRDEFESTSKKVRGFDSWEEMDRALKGDPYGLSR